One Oryza brachyantha chromosome 3, ObraRS2, whole genome shotgun sequence DNA segment encodes these proteins:
- the LOC102720965 gene encoding probable E3 ubiquitin-protein ligase BAH1-like 1 isoform X1 produces MVSTSLSAFSVGKMKFGTIYEEYLREEQNKYLAKCSHVEYKRLKKVLKRCRVDRALQEHCTNVDQQEEGGNESPDICKCNSCTSCDQMFFTELTKEASEIAGCFSSRVQRLLNLHVPSGFLRYIWRVRQCFIDDQQIMLQEGRVLLNYVTMNAIAIRKILKKYDKIHGSVSGRDFKSKMQTDHIELLQSPWLIELGAFHLNCNSSDIDETVGFLKNEFKNFSCDLTEARPLMTMAISETMKYEYNLTCPICLDTLFNPYALSCGHLFCKGCACGAASVYIFQGVKSAPPEAKCPVCRAVGVFAHAVHMTELDLLIKTRSKDYWRQRLREERNEMVKQSKEYWDSQAMLSMGI; encoded by the exons ATGGTCTCAACTAGTTTGTCAGCTTTTTCTGTAGGCAAGATGAAGTTTGGTACAATATATGAAGAGTACCTTCGGGAAGAGCAAAACAAATACCTAGCAAAGTGCTCACATGTGGAGTACAAACGTCTCAAAAAGGTACTGAAGCGATGCCGAGTTGATCGCGCATTGCAAGAACATTGCACCAATGTTGACcagcaggaggaggggggCAATGAATCTCCAGATATTTGCAAATGCAATTCGTGCACAT CGTGTGATCAAATGTTCTTTACAGAACTTACCAAGGAGGCTTCAGAAATAGCTGGATGTTTCAGCTCTAGAGTACAACGTCTCCTAAATCTTCATGTTCCTTCAGGATTTCTCCGCTATATTTGGCGTGTAAGGCAATGTTTTATAGATGATCAACAAATCATGCTTCAAGAAGGCAGGGTGCTACTTAATTATGTAACCATGAATGCTATTGCTATCCGCAAAATTCTGAAGAAGTATGACAAA ATACATGGTTCTGTGAGTGGTAGAGATTTCAAGAGCAAGATGCAAACTGATCATATTGAATTGCTGCAGTCCCCTTGGCTGATAGAGCTGGGTGCTTTCCATCTAAACTGCAATAGTTCAGATATAGATGAAACTGTAGGGTTCCTTAAGAATGAGTTCAAGAATTTTTCCTGTGATTTGACTGAAGCACGGCCACTAATGACTATGGCTATTTCTGAAACTATGAAGTACGAGTACAACCTAACTTGTCCAATTTGCTTG GATACTTTGTTCAACCCATATGCACTTAGCTGTGGCCATCTCTTTTGCAAAGGGTGTGCTTGTGGAGCTGCTTCTGTGTACATCTTTCAAGGTGTTAAGTCTGCACCTCCTGAGGCAAAATGTCCTGTATGTCGAGCG GTTGGTGTCTTTGCTCATGCGGTACACATGACTGAACTTGACTTGCTTATCAAAACAAG GAGCAAAGATTACTGGAGACAGAGACTACGAGAGGAGCGCAATGAGATGGTGAAACAATCCAAAGAATACTGGGACTCTCAGGCTATGCTGTCAATGGGAATCTGA
- the LOC102720965 gene encoding probable E3 ubiquitin-protein ligase BAH1-like 1 isoform X2, whose translation MKFGTIYEEYLREEQNKYLAKCSHVEYKRLKKVLKRCRVDRALQEHCTNVDQQEEGGNESPDICKCNSCTSCDQMFFTELTKEASEIAGCFSSRVQRLLNLHVPSGFLRYIWRVRQCFIDDQQIMLQEGRVLLNYVTMNAIAIRKILKKYDKIHGSVSGRDFKSKMQTDHIELLQSPWLIELGAFHLNCNSSDIDETVGFLKNEFKNFSCDLTEARPLMTMAISETMKYEYNLTCPICLDTLFNPYALSCGHLFCKGCACGAASVYIFQGVKSAPPEAKCPVCRAVGVFAHAVHMTELDLLIKTRSKDYWRQRLREERNEMVKQSKEYWDSQAMLSMGI comes from the exons ATGAAGTTTGGTACAATATATGAAGAGTACCTTCGGGAAGAGCAAAACAAATACCTAGCAAAGTGCTCACATGTGGAGTACAAACGTCTCAAAAAGGTACTGAAGCGATGCCGAGTTGATCGCGCATTGCAAGAACATTGCACCAATGTTGACcagcaggaggaggggggCAATGAATCTCCAGATATTTGCAAATGCAATTCGTGCACAT CGTGTGATCAAATGTTCTTTACAGAACTTACCAAGGAGGCTTCAGAAATAGCTGGATGTTTCAGCTCTAGAGTACAACGTCTCCTAAATCTTCATGTTCCTTCAGGATTTCTCCGCTATATTTGGCGTGTAAGGCAATGTTTTATAGATGATCAACAAATCATGCTTCAAGAAGGCAGGGTGCTACTTAATTATGTAACCATGAATGCTATTGCTATCCGCAAAATTCTGAAGAAGTATGACAAA ATACATGGTTCTGTGAGTGGTAGAGATTTCAAGAGCAAGATGCAAACTGATCATATTGAATTGCTGCAGTCCCCTTGGCTGATAGAGCTGGGTGCTTTCCATCTAAACTGCAATAGTTCAGATATAGATGAAACTGTAGGGTTCCTTAAGAATGAGTTCAAGAATTTTTCCTGTGATTTGACTGAAGCACGGCCACTAATGACTATGGCTATTTCTGAAACTATGAAGTACGAGTACAACCTAACTTGTCCAATTTGCTTG GATACTTTGTTCAACCCATATGCACTTAGCTGTGGCCATCTCTTTTGCAAAGGGTGTGCTTGTGGAGCTGCTTCTGTGTACATCTTTCAAGGTGTTAAGTCTGCACCTCCTGAGGCAAAATGTCCTGTATGTCGAGCG GTTGGTGTCTTTGCTCATGCGGTACACATGACTGAACTTGACTTGCTTATCAAAACAAG GAGCAAAGATTACTGGAGACAGAGACTACGAGAGGAGCGCAATGAGATGGTGAAACAATCCAAAGAATACTGGGACTCTCAGGCTATGCTGTCAATGGGAATCTGA
- the LOC102704046 gene encoding myosin-binding protein 7-like: protein MDEDHGCDPDSAAAAGVSPCSCCSTPCAVATWRRSVKRKLGEEKGGGEGEGEDGAVVMARVEAEEEAAALREAVAAAQETAAALRAEVEEERLAAASAASEAMAMMLRLQREKAEVQMELRQFRRFADEKMALDAAEIDHLRALLARRGRHLARLRSRLREYRHTCLRLGIPLPEGDEAEELGQDDGFVLEGEDGDGGGYYPELRCYDGEYYYEDGQEDEGEDDAAVMDLERRIYLLEHGHQNHGVEQCLEEEEGAPLCTDEALADSSEHELNGAYADVVLPEGTVEERNHSCDDDELPESPAARNGSEEGGSDSDGVGSGSDRVYTIDKVHQGATPTARVLENYQDAAIELDINKLRMRLEALEADRESMRKALMAMHSEKAQLVLLREIAQQLTKDATPANTGFGVVPTVHHFPGKQDEGFRDQRFRENRKMAIAERHSMVALCKWIVALFRSQKRKPSQSRYIFGLSGNNVGLLLLLDKCPQIQKTFTRRK, encoded by the exons ATGGACGAGGACCATGGCTGCGACCctgactcggcggcggcggcgggggttaGCCCGTGCTCGTGCTGCTCGACGCCGTGCGCGGTCGCGACGTGGCGGCGGTCGGTGAAGAGGAAGCTGGGGGAGGAgaaggggggaggggagggggagggggaggatggggcggtggtgatggcgcgggtggaggcggaggaggaggcggcggcgctgcgggaggcggtcgcggcggcgcaggagaCGGCCGCGGCGCTGCGGgccgaggtggaggaggagcggctcGCGGCGGCCAGCGCCGCCAGCGAGGCCATGGCCATGATGCTGCGCCTGCAGCGGGAGAAGGCCGAGGTGCAGATGGAGCTCCGCCAGTTCCGCCGCTTCGCCGACGAGAAGATGGCGCTGGACGCCGCCGAGATCGACCACCTCCGTGCCCTCCTCGCCCGCCGCGGGCGCCACCTAGCGCGCCTCCGCTCCAGGCTCCGGGAGTACCGCCACACGTGCCTCCGCCTCGGTATCCCACTCCCCGAGGGCGACGAGGCCGAGGAGCTGGGCCAGGACGACGGGTTCGTTCTCGAGGGcgaggatggcgacggcggcgggtacTACCCAGAGCTACGCTGCTACGACGGGGAGTACTACTACGAGGATGGGCAAGAGGATGAGGGCGAGGACGATGCCGCTGTCATGGATCTGGAGCGCCGGATCTACCTACTCGAGCACGGCCACCAAAATCATGGAGTTGAGCAATGcttggaggaagaggaaggcgcTCCACTATGTACAGATGAGGCACTGGCGGATTCATCCGAGCATGAACTGAATGGCGCATATGCCGATGTGGTATTGCCTGAAGGGACTGTGGAGGAAAGGAACCACAgctgtgatgatgatgagttgCCGGAGTCTCCGGCTGCTAGAAATGGCAGTGAGGAAGGGGGAAGTGATAGTGATGGCGTTGGCAGCGGCAGCGATAGGGTATACACAATTGACAAGGTTCATCAAGGTGCTACTCCTACAGCCAGGGTCTTAGAGAATTACCAGGATGCGGCAATCGAGCTAGACATCAATAAACTACGCATGAGACTGGAGGCACTGGAGGCAGACCGGGAGTCAATGCGGAAAGCCCTGATGGCAATGCACTCAGAGAAGGCTCAGCTTGTGCTTCTCCGGGAGATTGCACAGCAGCTAACCAAAGATGCAACTCCAGCAAACACAGGATTCGGGGTGGTGCCAACTGTGCACCATTTTCCAGGAAAGCAAGATGAAGGGTTCAGAGATCAGAGGTTTCGGGAGAACAGGAAGATGGCGATTGCCGAGAGACACTCCATGGTTGCATTGTGTAAG TGGATAGTTGCTTTATTTCGCTCTCAGAAAAGGAAACCATCACAAAGCAG GTACATATTTGGTCTATCAGGTAACAATGTCGGCTTGCTACTACTCCTGGACAAGTGCCCGCAAATTCAGAAAACTTTCACAAGGAGAAAGTAA